From one Streptomyces mobaraensis genomic stretch:
- a CDS encoding TetR/AcrR family transcriptional regulator yields the protein MNPRPPRRMDVEQRRRQLITVALDLFSQRPPEDVSLDDVAAAAGISRPLVYHYFAGKQSLYEAALRRAADDLTELLTASDQLPPGEGLLAVAGRFLDFVETHGSGRFTLLRAHPDLIDGVRDAAYGQLLAHLGVETPGPRLEVVLRSWISVAETAARWWPDGRRIPRAELESQLVHSFVALTAVGAAHDDGMAAVLRRIVAEEPADGPFTEAATALAAL from the coding sequence ATGAACCCCCGGCCGCCCCGCAGAATGGACGTGGAACAGCGCCGCCGGCAACTGATCACCGTAGCCCTGGACCTGTTCAGCCAACGGCCCCCCGAGGACGTCTCCCTCGACGACGTCGCCGCGGCGGCCGGCATCTCCCGCCCCCTCGTCTACCACTACTTCGCGGGCAAGCAGAGCCTCTACGAGGCGGCCCTGCGCCGTGCGGCGGACGACCTCACGGAACTCCTGACGGCGTCGGACCAACTCCCGCCCGGTGAGGGGCTGCTGGCCGTCGCCGGCCGGTTCCTGGACTTCGTCGAGACGCACGGCTCCGGCCGTTTCACGCTGCTCCGCGCGCACCCGGACCTGATCGACGGGGTGCGGGACGCGGCGTACGGCCAACTGCTCGCGCACCTGGGCGTCGAGACGCCGGGCCCCCGCCTGGAGGTGGTCCTGCGGTCGTGGATCTCGGTCGCGGAGACGGCCGCCCGGTGGTGGCCGGACGGCCGCCGGATCCCGCGCGCGGAGCTGGAGTCGCAGCTCGTGCACTCGTTCGTGGCGCTGACGGCGGTGGGCGCGGCGCACGACGACGGGATGGCGGCCGTGCTGCGCCGGATCGTGGCCGAGGAGCCGGCGGACGGCCCGTTCACGGAGGCGGCGACGGCGCTGGCCGCGCTCTGA